The following are encoded in a window of Allosphingosinicella indica genomic DNA:
- a CDS encoding sigma-54-dependent transcriptional regulator produces MTRGQTFKRCIIVDDDPDILLSARLLLRDLFEEVATFQTPEEAMAAMDEALPDVVLLDANFGRGATNAAEGFHWLTEILKHDPDAVVVMITAHGGVQIAVEAMKRGATDFISKPWSNERLLATVRTAAALRNTREEATTERKRAAVIATPAGGSETPILGNSPGMARVFSLIERAAPTEANVLILGENGTGKELVARALHEKSRRAGNVFVSVDLGAVAENLFESELFGHVKGAFTDARGDRIGRLQAANGGTLFLDEVGNLPLHLQPKLLTALEQREVTPVGANRPVPIDVRVIAATNLPPDRLADEGLFRQDLLFRLNTVEIDLPPLRDRRRDVPMLVDHFTGFYSRKYGKPPRAIPADVARALEEYDWPGNVRALRHACERAVILGDGEAFTVDDFSLSRAAAPRPAAATVPAAPSGGDDLNLERAERNMIEAALKRHGYNISLAAQDLGLTRASLYRRMEKHGL; encoded by the coding sequence GTGACCCGGGGGCAGACTTTCAAACGCTGCATCATCGTCGACGACGATCCCGACATCCTGCTGTCCGCCCGGCTGCTGCTGCGCGACCTGTTCGAGGAAGTCGCGACCTTCCAGACGCCCGAGGAGGCAATGGCGGCGATGGACGAGGCGCTGCCCGACGTCGTCCTTCTCGACGCCAACTTCGGCCGCGGCGCGACCAATGCGGCCGAGGGCTTTCATTGGCTGACCGAGATATTGAAGCACGATCCCGACGCGGTGGTGGTGATGATCACCGCGCATGGCGGCGTGCAGATCGCGGTCGAGGCGATGAAGCGCGGCGCGACCGACTTCATTTCCAAGCCCTGGTCCAACGAGCGGCTGCTGGCGACGGTGCGCACTGCCGCCGCGCTCCGCAACACGCGCGAGGAGGCGACGACCGAGCGCAAGCGCGCCGCGGTGATCGCCACGCCGGCGGGCGGATCGGAGACGCCGATCCTCGGCAATTCGCCCGGCATGGCGCGCGTCTTCTCGCTGATCGAGCGCGCTGCGCCGACCGAGGCGAACGTGCTGATCCTCGGCGAGAATGGCACCGGCAAGGAGCTCGTCGCGCGCGCGCTGCACGAGAAATCGCGCCGCGCGGGCAACGTCTTCGTCTCGGTCGATCTCGGCGCGGTCGCCGAGAATCTCTTCGAAAGCGAGTTGTTCGGCCATGTGAAGGGTGCGTTCACCGATGCGCGGGGGGACCGGATCGGGCGGCTGCAGGCGGCGAACGGCGGCACTCTGTTCCTCGACGAGGTCGGCAATCTGCCGCTTCACCTCCAGCCCAAGCTGCTGACCGCGCTCGAGCAGCGCGAGGTGACGCCGGTCGGCGCCAACCGGCCGGTGCCGATCGACGTCCGCGTCATCGCCGCGACCAACCTGCCGCCCGACCGGCTCGCCGACGAGGGGCTGTTTCGCCAGGATCTGCTGTTCCGGCTCAACACGGTGGAGATCGACCTGCCTCCGCTGCGCGATCGCCGCCGCGACGTGCCGATGCTCGTCGATCATTTCACCGGCTTCTACAGCCGGAAATACGGCAAGCCGCCGCGCGCCATCCCCGCCGATGTCGCGCGCGCGCTCGAGGAATATGATTGGCCCGGCAACGTCCGCGCGCTCCGCCACGCATGCGAACGCGCGGTGATCCTGGGAGACGGCGAGGCGTTCACCGTCGATGATTTCTCGCTGTCGCGTGCTGCAGCGCCGCGCCCCGCCGCGGCGACGGTGCCGGCTGCGCCTTCCGGCGGCGACGATCTCAATCTGGAACGCGCCGAGCGTAACATGATCGAGGCGGCGTTGAAGCGCCACGGCTACAACATCTCGCTTGCCGCGCAGGATCTGGGTCTCACCCGCGCCTCGCTCTACCGTCGGATGGAAAAGCATGGGCTTTGA
- a CDS encoding sensor histidine kinase codes for MNFRRRFLSGLAWRVGLLVAAVYGLVWTFGTEGLGAARLVAGMLTLGAVAGLWRYIQRTNVELARFVDAVRFGDLSQGFSHRHEGSGFGEIGEALEDAMTKLRAERNRLTDASRFYESVLDDAPTPLITIDEEGRVELANKAARRLMVRHSGVRVADFQIYGDAFAKSLTELPVGRARLLPVMLESLPQSAMVTAASVHRLGGQVRVIAMQPIQGELNAVELAAQSDLVRVLTHEIMNSMTPVTSLAQTAAKLMADAEKGDARAVADARMAIDTLARRADGVMHFVESYRQISRTPEIRVQTFAAEPWAAELVRIACAADADGKVDFQLDVTPDDLPVELDPDLMSQVLINLMKNGAEAASGHSDKPVVRLSFSLTNRGRIQIEVGDNGPGVPESIRKDVFLPFFTTKAKGTGVGLSLARQIVLAHRGSIALTESAEGGAAFRILI; via the coding sequence ATGAACTTCCGCCGGCGCTTCCTGTCCGGCCTCGCGTGGCGCGTCGGGCTGCTCGTCGCGGCGGTCTACGGGCTCGTCTGGACGTTCGGCACCGAAGGGCTGGGCGCGGCACGGCTTGTCGCGGGCATGCTCACACTCGGTGCGGTGGCGGGGCTGTGGCGCTACATCCAGCGCACCAATGTCGAGCTGGCGCGCTTCGTCGATGCGGTGCGCTTCGGCGATCTCAGCCAGGGCTTCAGCCACCGCCACGAAGGCAGCGGATTCGGCGAGATCGGCGAAGCGCTCGAGGATGCGATGACCAAGCTGCGCGCCGAGCGCAACCGGCTGACCGACGCCAGCCGCTTCTACGAATCGGTGCTCGACGATGCGCCGACGCCGCTCATCACCATCGACGAGGAAGGCCGCGTCGAGCTCGCCAACAAGGCGGCACGGCGGCTGATGGTCCGCCACAGCGGCGTCCGCGTCGCCGATTTCCAGATCTACGGCGACGCCTTCGCCAAGAGCCTGACCGAGCTCCCTGTCGGCCGCGCGCGGCTGCTGCCGGTGATGCTGGAGAGCTTGCCGCAATCGGCAATGGTGACGGCGGCATCGGTGCACCGGCTCGGCGGGCAGGTGCGCGTCATCGCGATGCAGCCGATCCAGGGCGAGCTCAACGCGGTCGAGCTGGCCGCGCAGAGCGATCTGGTGCGCGTGCTGACCCACGAGATCATGAACTCGATGACGCCGGTCACCTCGCTCGCGCAGACCGCGGCGAAGCTGATGGCCGATGCCGAAAAGGGCGACGCCCGCGCGGTCGCCGATGCGCGCATGGCGATTGATACGCTCGCCCGCCGCGCCGACGGGGTGATGCATTTCGTCGAAAGCTACCGCCAGATCAGCCGTACGCCGGAGATCCGCGTGCAGACCTTCGCCGCCGAGCCTTGGGCGGCGGAGCTGGTCCGCATCGCGTGCGCGGCCGATGCGGACGGCAAGGTGGATTTCCAGCTCGACGTCACGCCGGACGATTTGCCGGTCGAGCTCGATCCCGATTTGATGAGCCAGGTCCTGATCAACCTGATGAAGAATGGTGCGGAGGCGGCTTCGGGGCATAGCGACAAGCCGGTGGTGCGTCTGTCGTTCAGCCTCACCAACCGCGGCCGCATCCAGATCGAGGTGGGCGACAACGGCCCGGGCGTGCCCGAATCGATCCGCAAGGACGTGTTCCTGCCCTTCTTCACCACCAAGGCGAAGGGCACCGGCGTCGGCCTCAGCCTCGCACGGCAGATCGTGCTCGCCCACCGCGGCTCGATCGCGCTGACCGAAAGCGCCGAGGGCGGCGCCGCGTTCCGGATACTGATCTAG
- a CDS encoding FAD/NAD(P)-binding protein → MSRRVAVIGGGYTGAAQAIALKRAGAHPILIERAGQPGRGVAYATRYDDHLLNVRAGSMSAFADAPSHFAEWFVRHGGDAAGFAPRKLYGRYIAEQLAEAGVEIVRGEAVAIAPGGADVTLADGRVIQADAAVLAVGNLPPATPGGLSAALRASPLYVSDPWAVDVAAGLGPDDAVMLIGTGLTAIDMALILDSAGFEGSTLALSRRGLAPRAHVEPGPVTPVNDPPAPPKGSALLREVRETAEALGWRAAVDRLRPVTQRLWREGSDADRERFLRHLRPWWDVHRHRIAPSVAARIAGMEKAGRLRFAGGRILGADLAGDRAEVRWQPRGSVSVETIKVARIVNCTGPLADIRKAGDPLLDALLGAGRIRPDTLRLGIDVDGEGRVLHADGSADAQLRAVGPLTKGALWEIVAVPDIRVQVQAMAERVA, encoded by the coding sequence ATGAGCCGCCGCGTCGCGGTCATCGGCGGCGGCTATACGGGCGCCGCGCAGGCAATCGCGCTCAAGCGGGCGGGCGCGCATCCGATCCTGATCGAGCGCGCCGGCCAGCCCGGGCGCGGCGTCGCTTATGCGACCCGCTACGACGATCATCTCCTCAACGTCCGCGCCGGGAGCATGAGCGCGTTTGCCGATGCGCCATCGCACTTCGCCGAATGGTTCGTGCGGCATGGCGGCGATGCGGCCGGCTTCGCGCCGCGCAAGCTCTATGGCCGCTACATCGCCGAGCAGCTTGCCGAAGCGGGCGTCGAGATCGTGCGCGGCGAGGCCGTGGCGATCGCGCCGGGCGGGGCAGACGTGACGCTGGCCGACGGGCGCGTGATCCAAGCGGATGCTGCGGTGCTGGCGGTCGGCAATTTGCCGCCGGCGACTCCAGGCGGGCTCTCCGCCGCGCTGCGCGCCAGCCCGCTCTATGTTTCCGATCCATGGGCGGTCGATGTCGCCGCCGGTCTCGGGCCCGACGATGCGGTGATGCTGATCGGCACCGGGCTCACTGCGATCGACATGGCGCTGATCCTCGACAGCGCGGGCTTCGAAGGATCCACGCTGGCGCTCTCGCGCCGCGGCCTCGCGCCGCGCGCGCACGTCGAACCCGGCCCGGTAACACCGGTGAACGATCCGCCCGCGCCGCCGAAGGGATCAGCGCTGCTTCGCGAGGTCCGCGAGACGGCCGAGGCGCTCGGTTGGCGCGCGGCGGTGGACCGGCTCCGCCCGGTGACCCAGCGGTTGTGGCGTGAAGGCAGCGACGCGGATCGCGAGCGCTTCCTCCGTCACCTCCGCCCGTGGTGGGACGTGCATCGCCACCGCATCGCCCCCTCCGTCGCGGCGCGGATCGCGGGCATGGAGAAAGCGGGGCGCCTTCGCTTTGCAGGCGGACGCATTCTCGGCGCCGATCTCGCCGGCGATCGCGCCGAAGTGCGCTGGCAACCGCGCGGCTCCGTATCTGTCGAGACGATCAAAGTGGCACGCATCGTCAATTGCACCGGGCCGCTCGCCGACATTCGCAAGGCGGGCGATCCGCTGCTCGACGCGCTGCTCGGCGCGGGCCGCATCCGCCCCGACACGCTGCGGCTGGGCATCGACGTCGATGGCGAAGGCCGCGTGCTTCACGCCGACGGCAGCGCCGATGCGCAGCTCCGCGCGGTCGGCCCGCTGACCAAGGGCGCGCTGTGGGAGATCGTCGCGGTGCCGGACATCCGCGTCCAGGTGCAGGCGATGGCGGAGCGGGTCGCCTAG
- a CDS encoding RrF2 family transcriptional regulator: MLSQRTRYTIRALLHLADRYGAGPVQLAEIAEAQAIPSKFLTVMLSEMRREGLVNSLRGREGGYWLARPPHEISYGEIVRLTRGSLGLLPCASRRAYEKCENCIDEDRCRLHRVMLMVRDETARILDGLTLADPVPEIAEPSAVQAA; encoded by the coding sequence ATGCTTTCTCAACGAACTCGGTATACAATCCGGGCGCTCCTCCACCTTGCCGATCGCTATGGCGCAGGGCCGGTGCAGCTTGCCGAGATCGCAGAGGCGCAGGCCATCCCGTCCAAGTTCCTGACCGTGATGCTGTCCGAGATGCGGCGCGAGGGGCTGGTCAATTCGCTGCGCGGGCGCGAGGGCGGCTATTGGCTCGCCCGACCGCCGCACGAGATCAGCTACGGCGAGATCGTACGCCTGACGCGCGGATCGCTCGGCCTGCTGCCCTGCGCCAGCCGCCGCGCCTATGAGAAGTGCGAGAATTGCATCGACGAGGATCGCTGCCGCCTCCACCGCGTAATGCTGATGGTGCGCGACGAGACCGCGCGCATCCTCGACGGGCTGACCCTCGCCGATCCGGTGCCCGAGATCGCCGAGCCGTCCGCGGTGCAGGCCGCATGA
- a CDS encoding response regulator: MNGGEKVLVVDDDEDVRATIRQLLETLGYAPIEAADGDAAIALLKEERPDVVILDYAMPGMDGAELARRAKDIHPGIPVIFASGFAEERAIKKAVGPDVPLLHKPFQLAEMAELIEQRLKHPAR, from the coding sequence ATGAACGGCGGCGAAAAGGTGCTGGTGGTCGACGACGACGAGGATGTCCGCGCCACCATCCGTCAGCTTCTCGAGACGCTGGGCTATGCGCCGATCGAGGCAGCGGACGGCGATGCCGCGATCGCGCTGCTGAAGGAAGAGCGTCCCGACGTGGTGATCCTCGATTATGCGATGCCGGGCATGGACGGCGCCGAACTCGCGCGCCGCGCAAAGGATATCCATCCGGGCATTCCGGTGATTTTCGCCAGCGGCTTCGCGGAGGAGCGCGCGATCAAGAAGGCGGTGGGGCCTGACGTGCCGCTGCTCCACAAGCCGTTCCAGCTTGCCGAGATGGCCGAACTGATCGAGCAGCGGCTGAAGCATCCGGCGCGCTGA
- a CDS encoding hemerythrin domain-containing protein, with translation MPPPTLPFRREHRLIDQAARQLRMVVAQGKPPDPSILFALRQRFSALLTAHLNGEDWMMYPRIRAGQDARAAAVADRFVAEMGALSRDYAAYDRQWTGTAAAADWPAFRAATSAILDALAIRIAREEEELYPLLDVLASCVSAPDASAAARSVRPSRQAGTACGAAARQAPPPS, from the coding sequence TTGCCGCCCCCCACCCTTCCCTTCCGCCGCGAACATCGCTTGATCGACCAGGCCGCCCGCCAGCTTCGCATGGTGGTCGCACAGGGAAAGCCGCCCGATCCCTCCATCCTATTCGCTCTGCGCCAGCGCTTCTCGGCGCTGCTCACCGCGCATCTCAATGGCGAGGACTGGATGATGTATCCGCGGATACGCGCGGGTCAGGATGCGAGGGCGGCGGCGGTGGCCGACCGGTTCGTGGCTGAGATGGGCGCCCTGTCGCGCGACTATGCCGCTTACGACCGGCAATGGACCGGCACCGCGGCGGCGGCCGATTGGCCCGCGTTTCGCGCCGCTACCAGCGCCATCCTGGATGCGCTCGCGATCCGCATCGCGCGCGAGGAGGAGGAGCTCTATCCGCTGCTCGACGTGCTGGCGTCGTGCGTCAGCGCGCCGGATGCTTCAGCCGCTGCTCGATCAGTTCGGCCATCTCGGCAAGCTGGAACGGCTTGTGGAGCAGCGGCACGTCAGGCCCCACCGCCTTCTTGA
- a CDS encoding ATP-binding protein, with amino-acid sequence MTTPEAIDARWRRVPLLATLLALFLFLAGVVIILLSANANQAQRARETGVQAEMMAASVVAALDFGDAEAAQDSMNAARANPQVVYAATYDGGGQLVASFVRGGGRLPANLSAAPSEDGLRIAQAPVLRGGDRIGTVRIAVAREPLSRRAARFALIGIFVVMAALIAAVLGAATAALRRANRMLTERADALTDSNAALQVEIEERGKAEEQLRQAQKMQALGQLTGGIAHDFNNLLTVIQGSADMLTRPGLAEDKRARFAGAIADAASRAAALTSQLLAFARRQPLSPEVIDLNRQLAGMVDMLDRALGERVEVRTALYPGACLVEADPAQLEAAVLNIAVNARDAMANGGVLTIATSPIDFDSCDAIALAISDDGSGIDPETLSRVFEPFFTTKDVGKGTGLGLSQVYGFATQSGGDIRIESREGEGTTVTLILPCSRAELAEAPRVAREPAQARPAGRILVVDDNEDVGAFAEALLSELGHRVIRARSGEEALAIFAKFPVDAVFTDVVMPGMSGLELADRLRSDNPGLPVVLTTGYSDRIAEAGAGGLPVVFKPYRLESLSAAISRALAGQGAA; translated from the coding sequence TTGACGACACCCGAGGCGATCGACGCCCGCTGGCGGCGGGTACCCCTGCTGGCGACGCTGCTCGCACTCTTCCTGTTTCTGGCGGGGGTTGTAATCATCCTGCTGAGCGCCAACGCCAATCAGGCGCAGCGCGCGAGAGAGACCGGCGTGCAGGCGGAGATGATGGCGGCAAGTGTCGTCGCCGCGCTCGATTTCGGCGATGCGGAAGCGGCGCAGGATTCGATGAACGCCGCCCGCGCCAACCCGCAAGTGGTCTACGCTGCAACCTATGACGGCGGCGGCCAGCTCGTCGCCAGCTTCGTTCGCGGCGGCGGGCGGCTTCCCGCCAATCTGTCCGCCGCGCCGAGCGAGGACGGCCTGCGCATCGCCCAGGCGCCGGTGCTGCGCGGCGGCGACAGGATCGGCACTGTGCGCATCGCAGTGGCGCGCGAGCCATTGTCGCGCCGGGCCGCGCGTTTTGCGCTGATCGGCATCTTCGTCGTCATGGCGGCGCTGATCGCCGCGGTGCTCGGCGCTGCGACTGCTGCACTCCGCCGCGCCAACCGGATGCTCACCGAGCGCGCCGACGCCTTGACCGACTCCAACGCGGCGCTGCAGGTCGAGATCGAGGAGCGCGGCAAGGCGGAGGAGCAGCTCCGCCAGGCCCAGAAGATGCAGGCGCTCGGCCAGCTCACCGGCGGCATCGCGCATGATTTCAACAATCTGCTGACGGTAATCCAGGGATCGGCCGACATGCTGACCCGGCCCGGCCTTGCCGAGGACAAGCGCGCGCGCTTCGCCGGGGCGATCGCCGACGCCGCCAGCCGCGCCGCGGCGCTGACCAGCCAGCTCCTCGCCTTCGCGCGCCGCCAGCCGCTCAGCCCCGAAGTGATCGATCTCAACCGCCAGCTCGCGGGGATGGTCGATATGCTGGATCGCGCGCTGGGCGAGCGGGTCGAGGTGCGGACCGCGCTTTACCCCGGCGCCTGCCTCGTCGAAGCCGATCCCGCGCAGCTCGAGGCGGCGGTGCTCAACATCGCGGTCAATGCGCGCGATGCGATGGCGAACGGCGGCGTGCTCACGATCGCCACATCGCCCATCGATTTCGATAGCTGCGATGCCATCGCGCTCGCGATTTCCGACGATGGTTCGGGCATCGATCCCGAGACGCTGTCGCGCGTGTTCGAGCCTTTCTTCACCACCAAGGACGTTGGCAAGGGGACCGGCCTCGGCCTCAGCCAGGTCTACGGTTTCGCGACGCAATCGGGCGGCGATATCCGCATCGAGTCGCGGGAGGGGGAAGGCACGACGGTGACGCTGATTCTCCCGTGCTCGAGAGCCGAACTGGCCGAGGCGCCGCGGGTTGCAAGGGAGCCAGCGCAGGCGCGTCCCGCCGGTCGCATCCTGGTGGTGGACGACAATGAGGACGTCGGCGCCTTCGCCGAAGCGCTATTGAGCGAACTCGGCCACCGCGTCATCCGCGCGCGGAGCGGCGAGGAGGCGCTGGCGATCTTCGCCAAATTCCCGGTCGACGCCGTCTTCACCGATGTCGTGATGCCGGGGATGAGCGGACTGGAGCTCGCCGACCGGCTGCGCAGCGACAATCCCGGCCTGCCCGTTGTGCTGACGACCGGCTACAGCGATCGCATCGCCGAAGCGGGCGCGGGCGGGCTGCCGGTGGTGTTCAAGCCGTATCGCCTAGAATCACTCTCCGCCGCCATTTCGCGCGCGCTCGCCGGGCAGGGCGCCGCCTGA
- a CDS encoding YfiR family protein, with protein sequence MACRTALTRLLAALLIAGAAAPAGAQLRDDRVTAGFLPKLAHYVEWPEGARPGAGEPMTLCVLGIDPFGPILEQAARRQAVLGHRLAVRHLQDAGRAEGCAMAYVQGSSGRTTAAMLAALKGKPVLTVTDARFGEVRGMVHFAVQNGRVGFHIDDQAAADAGLGISSRLLGIARSVRQRGP encoded by the coding sequence TTGGCCTGCCGGACTGCCCTTACCCGCCTGCTGGCGGCGCTGCTGATCGCCGGGGCCGCCGCGCCCGCCGGCGCGCAGCTCCGCGACGACAGGGTAACGGCCGGCTTCCTCCCCAAGCTCGCCCATTATGTCGAATGGCCGGAAGGCGCGCGGCCCGGCGCGGGCGAGCCGATGACGCTATGCGTGCTGGGGATCGATCCGTTCGGGCCTATCCTGGAGCAGGCGGCGCGGCGGCAGGCGGTGCTCGGCCACCGGCTCGCCGTCCGCCACCTCCAGGATGCCGGCCGGGCGGAGGGCTGCGCAATGGCTTATGTCCAGGGATCGAGCGGCCGGACGACGGCGGCGATGCTGGCGGCCCTGAAGGGCAAGCCCGTGCTGACCGTCACCGACGCACGGTTCGGCGAGGTGCGGGGCATGGTCCATTTCGCCGTGCAGAACGGCCGCGTCGGCTTCCATATCGACGATCAGGCCGCGGCGGACGCCGGACTCGGCATCAGCTCGCGCTTGCTCGGCATCGCCCGCAGCGTCCGGCAGCGCGGCCCTTGA
- a CDS encoding TonB-dependent receptor: protein MIAALLAAALQPQDIVVTGSALPDAPGDAAYASVDIGRERLTGAASNRLEDILRDVPGLQLFRRSDSRSANPTSQGVTLRALGGNASSRALLTLDGVPQSDPFGGWVNWPAYRPERLGGVRVTRGGGSGADGPGAIAGTIALRSAIPSDLDGLSAGAAYGSRDSIDAFAAYGGAVGEGFASFGASYATGDGFIPVVAEDRGPADRAARYDQASLAARGVAPIGGATELQASALLFRDARDRGLDFTNSRTKGADASLRLVGSGDLPWSALAYVQTRDYYNSFASTTPGRTAATQVSEQYTVPSTGIGARGEIRPRIGAVELRIGGDARRTTGETRERYNFQNGSATRLREAGGATTTIGAFAEATIETDAWTLTGGARIDRWRISDGRLEERPVAGGAAFTDTDFVDRSGWEPTARAGAVFHAAPSVDLRAAAYLGWRLPTLNELYRPFRVGPDAVAANDALAPERLRGIEAGAEWRPAEGACVGVTLFANRLDNAIANVTLGTGPGTFPGVGFVAAGGTYSQRRNLDAIVSRGIEADAGIRRGDWSLTAGYAFADAEVRADAPAAALDGLRPAQTPRHSVSATIGWTRDRAAASLTTRYTAAQFEDDLNRQRISSALTFDAAAAVPLTGGLALEARAENIGDRRVVAGIAGDGTVERATPRTLWIGFKWRG, encoded by the coding sequence GTGATCGCAGCCCTCCTCGCCGCGGCGCTGCAGCCGCAGGATATCGTCGTCACAGGGTCGGCACTGCCCGATGCGCCGGGCGATGCGGCCTATGCGAGCGTCGATATCGGCCGCGAGCGGCTGACTGGTGCGGCGTCGAACCGGCTGGAGGATATCTTACGCGACGTTCCGGGGCTCCAGCTCTTCCGCCGATCGGACTCGCGCTCGGCCAATCCCACCAGCCAGGGGGTGACGCTGCGCGCCCTCGGCGGCAATGCGTCGAGCCGCGCCTTGCTGACGCTGGACGGGGTGCCGCAGAGCGATCCGTTCGGCGGCTGGGTGAATTGGCCGGCCTACCGCCCCGAGCGGCTCGGCGGCGTGCGGGTGACGCGCGGCGGCGGCAGCGGCGCAGACGGCCCGGGCGCGATCGCCGGCACCATCGCATTGCGCTCCGCTATCCCTTCCGATCTCGATGGGCTCAGCGCGGGCGCCGCTTATGGCAGCCGCGACAGCATCGACGCCTTCGCGGCTTATGGTGGTGCAGTCGGCGAAGGCTTTGCGTCGTTCGGCGCTTCCTACGCGACTGGCGACGGCTTCATCCCCGTCGTCGCCGAAGACCGCGGCCCCGCCGACCGCGCCGCGCGCTACGATCAGGCGAGCCTTGCCGCGCGCGGCGTCGCGCCGATCGGCGGCGCGACCGAGTTGCAGGCCAGCGCCCTGCTGTTCCGCGACGCACGCGACCGCGGGCTCGACTTCACCAACAGCCGCACCAAGGGCGCAGACGCATCGCTGCGGCTGGTGGGATCAGGCGATCTGCCATGGAGCGCGCTCGCCTATGTGCAGACGCGCGACTATTACAACAGCTTCGCCAGCACGACGCCTGGCCGGACCGCGGCGACGCAGGTGTCCGAGCAATATACGGTGCCCTCCACCGGCATTGGCGCGCGCGGCGAAATCCGGCCGCGGATCGGCGCGGTGGAGCTCCGCATCGGCGGCGATGCGCGCCGCACCACGGGGGAGACGCGCGAGCGCTACAATTTCCAGAACGGCAGCGCGACGCGGCTGCGCGAGGCGGGTGGCGCGACGACGACGATCGGCGCCTTTGCCGAAGCGACGATCGAGACTGACGCCTGGACGCTGACGGGCGGCGCGCGGATCGATCGTTGGCGGATTTCAGACGGCCGACTGGAGGAGCGGCCGGTGGCAGGCGGCGCCGCCTTCACCGATACCGATTTCGTCGATCGCAGCGGCTGGGAGCCGACCGCGCGTGCCGGCGCGGTCTTTCATGCGGCGCCCTCCGTCGATCTGCGCGCCGCCGCCTATCTCGGCTGGCGGCTGCCGACGTTGAACGAACTCTACCGCCCGTTTCGCGTCGGGCCGGACGCGGTCGCCGCGAACGACGCGCTTGCGCCCGAGCGGCTGCGCGGGATCGAGGCGGGAGCGGAATGGCGCCCGGCGGAGGGCGCGTGCGTCGGCGTCACGCTGTTCGCCAACCGCCTCGACAATGCCATCGCCAACGTGACGCTCGGCACCGGGCCGGGGACGTTCCCGGGCGTCGGCTTCGTCGCGGCAGGCGGCACCTACAGCCAGCGCCGCAACCTCGACGCGATCGTCTCGCGCGGGATCGAGGCGGACGCGGGCATTCGCCGCGGCGACTGGTCGCTGACCGCAGGCTATGCCTTCGCCGATGCCGAAGTTCGTGCGGACGCCCCGGCAGCGGCGCTCGACGGCCTCCGGCCCGCGCAAACGCCGCGCCACAGCGTCTCCGCCACGATCGGCTGGACGCGCGACCGGGCGGCGGCATCGCTCACCACGCGCTATACCGCCGCGCAGTTCGAGGATGATCTCAACCGCCAGCGCATCTCTTCCGCGCTTACCTTCGATGCCGCCGCGGCGGTGCCGCTCACCGGCGGGCTCGCGCTCGAGGCGCGGGCGGAGAATATCGGCGACCGGCGCGTCGTCGCGGGCATCGCGGGCGACGGCACGGTGGAACGCGCGACGCCCCGGACGCTCTGGATCGGCTTCAAGTGGCGCGGCTGA